From Lysobacter auxotrophicus, the proteins below share one genomic window:
- the fabD gene encoding ACP S-malonyltransferase, translating into MLAELAELHPIVRETFAEASDGADVDLWALSQGGPEEMLNRTEYTQPALLAAGIAVWRAWNAQGGRSPALLAGHSLGEYTALVAAGALSLTDGAHLVRLRGQLMQDAAPAGIGAMAAVLGAEDALVQEVCEAVSGAEVVVPANFNSPGQIVIGGHAAAVDKALALLGERGVRKAVKLAVSVPSHTPLMREAANRLAEAMAGLSWRMPDRPVVQNVDARVHDSVDAIRDALVRQLYLPVQWTGCVQALAGKGTSRIAECGPGKVLAGLIKRIDKGIDARAIGAVGDFEAALGDWT; encoded by the coding sequence ATGCTCGCCGAATTGGCCGAGCTCCACCCCATCGTGCGCGAGACCTTCGCCGAAGCCAGCGACGGGGCCGATGTCGATTTGTGGGCGCTGAGCCAAGGCGGCCCGGAAGAAATGCTCAACCGCACCGAGTACACCCAGCCGGCGCTGCTCGCCGCGGGCATCGCGGTATGGCGTGCGTGGAACGCGCAGGGCGGTCGTTCGCCGGCGCTTCTGGCGGGGCACAGCCTGGGCGAGTACACGGCACTGGTCGCCGCGGGTGCGCTTTCGCTGACCGATGGCGCGCATCTGGTCCGCCTGCGTGGCCAGCTGATGCAGGATGCCGCTCCGGCCGGCATCGGCGCGATGGCCGCCGTGCTGGGCGCGGAAGACGCGCTGGTGCAGGAAGTCTGCGAAGCGGTTTCCGGTGCCGAGGTCGTCGTTCCCGCGAACTTCAATTCACCGGGCCAGATCGTCATTGGCGGTCACGCGGCCGCGGTGGACAAGGCGCTGGCGCTGCTCGGCGAACGCGGCGTGCGCAAGGCGGTGAAGCTTGCCGTCAGCGTGCCCTCGCATACGCCGCTCATGCGAGAAGCCGCGAACCGTCTTGCCGAGGCGATGGCGGGCTTGTCCTGGCGCATGCCGGATCGGCCCGTCGTGCAGAACGTCGATGCGCGCGTGCATGACAGCGTCGATGCGATCCGCGACGCGCTCGTCCGACAGCTCTACCTGCCGGTGCAGTGGACCGGTTGTGTCCAGGCGCTGGCGGGGAAGGGCACGTCGCGCATCGCCGAATGCGGCCCCGGCAAGGTGCTGGCCGGGCTGATCAAGCGCATCGACAAGGGCATCGACGCACGCGCGATCGGCGCCGTCGGCGATTTCGAAGCCGCGCTCGGCGACTGGACATGA